The Bacillales bacterium genome contains a region encoding:
- a CDS encoding VanZ family protein translates to MYLLDGMLVMVLGIAGYALARGLFVMLQFYRSRRIRWIREGGLLLFVSWMFWVISVTLFPIPIGIRLEAHPRLNLVPLVSVMNSIKQIGTAYEGDSLFMLHLVLRNVGGNFLLLLPLGFLAPMLWERMLALNSLFLFALVTTIGIETLQLLETLAVGIGHAVDIDDVIFNASGAVAGYFIYRIAKKYSKSVKKPVGVGDTIQ, encoded by the coding sequence TTGTATTTATTGGATGGCATGTTGGTGATGGTTTTAGGGATCGCAGGTTATGCGCTCGCACGCGGCCTGTTCGTCATGCTGCAATTTTATCGATCGAGACGCATCCGCTGGATCAGGGAAGGCGGTCTGCTGCTTTTCGTATCATGGATGTTCTGGGTAATTTCCGTTACGTTGTTTCCGATTCCGATCGGCATTCGTCTCGAGGCGCATCCCCGGCTGAATTTGGTTCCGCTCGTATCCGTCATGAACAGCATCAAGCAAATCGGCACCGCCTATGAAGGTGATTCTTTGTTCATGCTTCATCTCGTTTTGCGCAACGTCGGCGGGAATTTTTTATTGTTGTTGCCTTTAGGTTTTCTGGCGCCGATGCTCTGGGAGCGGATGTTAGCTTTGAACTCCCTTTTCCTCTTCGCTCTCGTAACGACGATCGGCATAGAAACGTTGCAATTGTTGGAGACGTTGGCCGTCGGCATTGGACACGCCGTTGATATTGACGACGTAATCTTTAATGCATCGGGTGCCGTTGCCGGCTATTTTATTTATCGAATTGCTAAAAAATATAGTAAGTCAGTCAAGAAGCCGGTCGGCGTAGGGGACACGATCCAGTAG